CTTCAACACGGCTTGCAATTAAAGGTATTGAGTATTGCTTAGTAGATTTAGGAATGTTAAAGGACAAAAATGATACATCAGTTCTTGATATTGGAACAGGCTCTGGAATCCTTGCAATTGTTTCTTTATTGTTTGGTATTAAAAAAGCTTATGGTTTGGACATAGATTTGAATGCAATACAAGAAGCTAAGCTTAACGCAAGCAATAATTGTCTTTATGATGATAGAATACAAATTAGTAATGTCCTTTTAGAATCTTTAAATTTGAGGTTTGATTTAATTTTGGCTAATTTGAGATATCCAACTCTTTATAAAATAGCGGATAAAATAAATAGTATTTGTTTAGAGGAGGGATTTGTTGTTCTTTCTGGTATAAGAGATGATGAGGCTAACATCATAAAAGATATTTACAGCAGAAGTTTTTCAATTATATGGTCAGAAGGCGAAAAAGGCTGGGAATCAATTGTTTTTAGAAAGGTTAAAAATCAAGAATAGATTGATTTAAGGATTTTTAGATGGCTGGTAATTTTAGAATACGATGTATGAAATGCGGCAAGGTGATGAAAGCTCCTGGTGACAGCGCTGGTAAAATAGGAGTTTGCGCAGGATGTAATTCTACGTTTGTTATGCCTGACTCTGTTGCAATAGAAAATAGAAAAAAATTAAGAGCTATAATCGAAGAAAGTGAACAAGTTATCGTAATGTCAGATAATTTGACCTTTCCAGAAGAAAAGCCATTTTGTAAAATAATATATACAGAAGCAAACCCAATTAAATTTGCTCAAAAACGTAAAGACGTATCCCCGTTGCTTGATTTAAGCAAAGGGGGATTAAGTTTTTTAATGAACTCTAACGGTCATGTGTCTGAATTAAAAACAGATGATGTTATTTTTACTGAAATAGATTTTCCAATACTTCTTGAGCCGATATATGCTAAGTTAATAATAAGATGGTTCAGACCTTTATTTGATGGCAATTTGGTTCAGTATGGAACACAGTATTTTAAGCCTTCAAGGGCATTTAATAAAGTTGTGGACAGCCTTTTAAAATACGCTCTGCTTCGTTCAGAAGTATGGGAATCAGATGATCTTAATGGCTTAGCATAAAAAATTTAATTCTTATCATTAAAGGGCTTGACAATTTAAATAATTCATATTAAAAAGCAACATCTTTGCCTGGGTGGCGGAACTGGTAGACGCAAGGGACTTAAAATCCCTCGGTCTTTATGGCTGTACGAGTTCAAGTCTCGTCCTAGGCACTTTTAAAAAGTTTTACAAAAAAAAGGGTTAGTCATTTTTTGGCTAACCCTTTTTTTCGTTATGGAGGTGAAGCAATTAATTCCCCATCACCCTAATCCTCTCCCGCAAGGGAAGATGGAATACTTTTAACTTAATACGTACCATCATCAAATTAAAATCCAAAATTTATGGTTAATTGTTAATTATATGAATTTAAAAAAAGTAATATTAAAACCCGGTAGAGAAAAATCAGCTTTAAGACAGCATCCATGGATATTTTCTGGAGCAATAAAAAAAGCTGAAGAAAAAATAACAAAAGGTGAGATTGTTACTGTTGTAACATCAGATGGAAAAGAAATAGCAAAAGGTTCTTATTCCCCTGAATCTCAAATCAGGATAAGAATATGGACTTTTGATACTTCTATTGAAATATCCAAAAATTTTTTAAAAAAACGCATAATTGACGCTATAAATTTTAGAAAATTGTTATTTCAATATAAAAATGTTTCTGCCTATAGAATTATAAATTCTGAATCTGATTTAATTCCTGGATTAATCGTTGATAAATATGAAGATTTCTTAGTCTGTCAATTTTTATCAGCAGGTGTAGAATTATTTAAGTCAGATATAATTCAAATTCTTTCTGAAATTATGCCTGTATCTGGAATATATGAGCGTTCAGATAGTGAAGTTAGGCTTAAAGAAGGTTTAAAACAAACAAAAGGAGTTTTATATGGAAAAGAGCCTCCTGATATAATTCAAATTAATGAAAATGGCTTAAAATTTTTTGTGGATATAAAAGATGGTCATAAAACTGGATTTTATCTTGACCAAAGAGATAATAGAAACTATTCATCTCAGTTTGCAAAAAATTCAGAAGTATTGAACTGTTTTTCCTATACTGGCGGTTTTTCAATATATGCTTTAAATAATGGAGCAAAAAAAGTAGTTAATATTGACACGTCAAACAAAGCCCTTGAAATTGGCCTTAAAAACGCTGAAGCCAATAAAATCAGCCTTGATTGTATTGAAAATATTTCTGGAGATGTTTTTCATACTCTTAGGAAATTTAGAGACAGCGGCAGAAAATTTGATTTAATAATACTTGATCCACCTAAATTTGCAGACTCAGCTAAAAATCTTCAAAAAGCCATTAAAGGCTATAAAGATATTAATTGGCTCGCCTTTAAAATTTTAAAGTCTTATGGAACTTTAATGACTTTTTCATGTTCTGGAATTGTAAGTCCTGAACTTTTTCAATCAATAATAGCAAATTCTTCCCTTGATGCAAATCGTAATTCTGTTATAATTCGTCATCTTTTTCAAGCTTCAGACCATATAGTTAATCTTAACTTCCCAGAAGGAGCATATCTTAAGGGAATTATCGTAAAAACATTACATTAAAATTTTATTAAGGAGGTTTTTTATGAAAAGAAATTTATTCTTATTAATTTCAATTATATTTTTTTTAAGCTGTGGTCAAAAATCAAGGTTTGAGACAGCGAGTTCTCCCCCTCTAAGTGTCACAACTCCAATTCAGGAGTATAAAGCTAAAGAGCAAGCACGATATGCAATGCCTCAAACTCAAGTTATGGATGACATTAGGATAGCTAATGAGCCTACTAATACTGAAAAATACGCTCATATAGAAACTAATCCTGTTAAAAGAGTTGTTGAACATCCAGTTTCAACCTTTAGCATTGATGTAGATACCGGATCATATTCTAATGTTCGAAGAATGCTAAATAGCGGGCAACTCCCTGTAAAAGATGCTGTAAGAGTTGAAGAATTAATTAATTATTTTTCTTATGACTATCCGCTTCCTACAAACATTGAAGAGCCGTTTAAAGTAACTACTCAGATTGGTCCTACCCCATGGAATAAAAATACACATATCCTACAAATCGGAATAAAAGGCTATAATGTTTCAAAAGATAAGCTTCCTCCTTCAAATTTAGTATTTTTATTAGATGTTTCGGGCTCAATGGACAGCCCTGATAAATTAGGCTTACTCAAAGCATCTTTAAAACTTTTAACAAATCAATTATCAGAAAAAGATAGAGTTTCAATAGTAGTTTATGCTGGAGCTTCCGGCCTTATTCTTGAGCCTACAAGCGGAGATCAAAAGGGAAAAATAATAAGTTCTTTAAACAAGCTTAGCGCAGGAGGTTCAACAAATGGGGGCGAAGGGATACAGCTCGCCTATGCAATGGCTGAACAAGCTTATATAAAAGATGGTATAAACCGTGTTCTTTTAGCAACTGACGGTGATTTTAATGTAGGTGTTGTAAATTTTGAAGCCCTTAAAAATCTTATTGAAGAAAAAAGAAAAACAGGAATTACTTTAACTACTCTTGGTTTTGGAACAGGGAATTATAATGACCAGCTCATGGAACAATTAGCAGATGCAGGCAATGGGAATTATTCTTATATTGATACATTAAATGAAGCGCAGAAAGTCCTTGTTGACGAAGTTTCGTCAACATTAATGACAATTGCAAAAGACGTTAAAATTCAAATCGAGTTTAATCCTGCTATTGTTTCTGAATATCGTTTAATTGGATATGAAAATAGAATTTTAAAGCGAGAAGATTTTAATAATGATAAAGTTGATGCTGGCGATATAGGAGCTGGTCATACAGTTACCGCTCTTTATGAAATCGCTTTGAAGGGCAGGGGAGGGGAGAAGCTTGAATCACTACGTTATGGAAATGATTCAGAAGATCGTAAAGCTACTTCGAGTGAAGAAAAAGTAAATGAACTTGCTTTTATTAGACTTCGTTTTAAACCACCTCAAGGTGATACAAGTAAACTTATTGAATGGCCTATCAAAACAGATGAAATTATATCTGATATCGAAAAAATAGATGATGATTTTCGTTTTTCAGCCGCTGTATCTGCTTTTGGGCAAATGCTTCGTGGAGGTCAATATACTGGTAGTTTTTCCTATAATGATTTGTTAAATCTCGCTAGAAATTCAAGGGGCAAAGATGAATTTGGTTATAGAGGAGAATTTATTAAACTCATCAATCTTGCTAAATCCTTAAGTAATGCTGATTAAATAATTTCCCAGTTTCTGTAGGGCGACCTGCCGGCCGCCCAATACAAGTAAAAATTTTAACAATTATTTTCAGATAGGCTCTATCAATGGAAAAAAAAAATCAAATTATTACTATTGTCGGTCCCAAGGGAGGTGTTGGTAAAACAACAATTTCAGCAAATCTATCCATTGCCCTATCAAAACTTGGTAAAACTGTTATTGCTGTTGACCTAGATCTTGGTGCATCAAACCTGCACACCCTTTTTGGTTTAAAAACATCAAAATTTACCCTTGATGACTTTATCCTTGGTAAAATTAAGAGCCTTTCAGATATTATCGAGAATTCAAATATAAAAGGTTTAGGTATCATTTGCGGCGGAGATGTACCTGGTATTGCCAATTTGCATTATAATAGAAAAGTAAAATTAATGCAGCATTTATCAAAACTTGAATATGATTTTGTATTATTAGATTTAAGTGCCGGAGTTTCATTTAATGTAGTTGATTTTATGATTATTGCCAGTGAGGGTATTTTAATAACTACCCCTGAAGTGCCTTCTTTGCTTAATGCGTATAGTTTTATTAAAACATTCATTTTTAGAAGGCTTGGAATTTATTTTACTAAATCAAAACAAGATAAAATTCTTGAACTTTTAGAAATGGCTAAAGATTTTACGTCTAATCCGCATCTTAACACAATGAATGGGATTTTGGAACAAGTTAAGGTTATTAATCCGGATTCTGTAAATGCTATAAACAGGATTCTTGCAGCCTTTAAGCCAATTATTGTAATAAACCGTGTCCGTTCGGATGATGATTTAAAAGTTGGAGAGGTTCTTAAAAATCTTATGAATCAATATTTGAATATAAAGACGAGCGTGATATTATCTGTTCATGAAGATAACTCCGTAAGTCTTGCTATTGCTAAATTAAAGCCTGTAATACTTGAGTATCCATTATCTATTTTTTCTAAAGATATAAATAAAATAGCTTTAAATCTAAGTCTGCTAGAGCCTATCTGAAAATGATTTTTAAAATTTTTATTCAATCGCATATTTTAAAGGAATCTACAAAACTCTGTTGCAAAAAAGAATGTTGGATTATAGAACAGATTAAAAATATTTGGAGCTAAAGAAGAATGGACTATTTAAGCGAATATTTAAAAAAATTGGAAGAATTATTTAAAAAAATAGATGATAAATATAAGCTTATTGCTGATTTTTATGGTTTTACCTGCGAAAATTGTTTAAGAAATTGCTGTTTAACGCATTTTTACCATCATACCCATATTGAATATTATTATCTTATTTCCGGATTTAAGAATCTTTCCTATGAAAAACAAGCAGAAATAAAGGAACGCGCAATAGAATATTGCGAATTATCTGATGAATCCCAAAAATCAGGAGAAAAATTAGAAAAAATTTGTCCTTTAAATTTTGATAATTTATGTATTTTATATTCTTATAGACCTATGATTTGCAGACTTCACGGAATCCCCCACGAACTTGCATGGAAAGGCATGGGAAAAAATATATTAAGTCCTGGATGCGAGTCTTTTTCTTATAAATATTCGGATGATAATTATATAAAATTCGATAGAACACCTTTCTATGGCGAAATGGCTAATATCGAAAAAATTTTTAAACATTTTTTAAATATTGAAGGGAAATTTAAAATGACTGTAGCTCAAATGCTTGTTTAATTTGAGTTTAGCCTAAATTATGTATGGCTTGGGCTTTGCTTCAGCTCTTACGTAGGCTTCGATATTTTTTTCAATCGAAAATTTTCACCTTCATAAACACGAACAGGGTTTCCCCTTTCAAGGTTATTATGTTTATCCCATCGGTCATTTTGAGCTTTTTTTATTTCTTCATTATCTTTTTGTTTTAGCAACCCATGCAAACGGCTCAATGCGAGTTTTTTGTTCATACTTTGAGAACGTTCTTCCTGCGCTGTTGCACTTAATCCTGTTGGTATATGGGTTATTCTAACAGCTGATTCAGTTTTATTTACATGCTGTCCGCCAGGGCCTGATGATTTCATTATTTCAATACGAAATTCATCGTCAGAACGTTGCTGTAGTTCAGGAGGAAAAAATGCATTTACTCCAACAAACCAATTTTTACGTTTATGGTGAGTCCTAAACATGCTTTTTCCTATCCATTGAACAGTTCCTTCAAATTGCCCCATAAATGAAGACGGATTTTCGCTTTCTAATGCTATCAATATTGATTTAAAAGTTTTAGGCTTATCTCCAGAAATCGTTTCTAAAATCCTTGTTGTGATATTCAGATCTTCAGCTTCTTTTATAATACACTCAGAAAGCTTAGAAACAACCCAACAACATTCTTCGGGTCCTCGGCCAGATGTTATTTGTATCCATGATATCATCAACTTTTCCTTACTTTATAAGTTATCACAGGTTTAAGTGTTGCAATTACTTCGATTAAGTCAGCTTTGAGCAATTCTCCTATTACAGAATCAATATTTTTATATGCATAGGGAGCCTCTTCGTATAATAAATCTTTATCTTCACATATTACATAACTGCCGATTTCTGTTTGAATAAGGGATTTAGCATTAAATCGATCGCTCAGTCTTTCTTTGCAACTGCCTCTATTCCATTTTCTGCCAGCACCATGGGGTAATGACCATGCGTTTGCCTTTTGATCACCTTTCGCTTTGACAAGATAGCTTAAAGTTCCCCTTGAGCCTGGTATTACTACATATCCAGAATCAGAAGCTGCAGCTCCTTTTCGATGAAGCCATAATAAATTATTACCATCATCCGATGTTTTAGTGATGCTGTTGTGGCATACATCTATTATTAAATTAGATTCACTTCCAAGTTCAGAAGCAAAACGATAGGAAATTAAAGCTCTGTTACATTTAGCCCATTTTAAAGCATGTTCATGAGTTTCTAAATATTTTATTGCATCTTCAGAATCATCCAATAACCCTTTTGCTCCATATTTTTCAGTATGCCTTCTAAGTAAAGCTTCTCCGATACTCCTTGAACCACTATGTATTAAAAGCATTACATAATTTTTATCTAATTTAAGATCGTCAAAGCTTTTTTGATCCATTATTTTTTCAATTGTTTGTAGTTCGGCAAAATGGTTTCCGCCTCCAATGGTGCCGAGTGATATGTCGAAAGATGAAGGATTAAGGCCAAATTCTGTTCTCCAAAATTCTAAATCTCCATCATAGGGTTCTTCAAAATTTTTGAGTTTTTTTAGCCATTTATCTTTTTTTATTTTGTTTGTTTTTATTTCTGTTGAAAAAAGAGCTACTCCGCAGCCAACATCATTGCCGACAATATAGGGGTATATTATTCCTTTGCTTATAAAAGCTGCTCCGACAGGGTTTCCTCTGCCGGGATGAAGATCAGGTAATCCAACGCTATATTGTATGCCTTCAAGCTCTGAAGTTTTTTGTAATTGACGAATAGCCTCTCCTTCAATCCAAGTATTTTCAGAAAAAATAAGTTTAATGTTTGGTTTGTTATCCATAGCTTTGAATTTCATATTGTTAGAGGTTAAATTTTATGTGTCATCTAAATTTTAAACTATATAATGAACATAACAGATGTTAAAAGCAAGAGTAAATATTTATGGGTTGATTAAATGAACATAAAATAATATAGACAGGACTCATTTAAATTAAACTAATATATTAATTTTTTTGAAATAAGGCTTTGGTATGCTTTTAGGTGAAATTCTTATAAAAAAATATGATATCAATCCTGTTGATATTGATAAAGGTTTACAATTTCAACAAAATTATGGGGGATTGATAGGCGCAATTTTAATAAATATGGGGGTAATTTCGGAAGATACTCTTGTTTCAGCCCTATCAGAACAACTTAACCTTAAAACAATAAAAGACTATGCAAAAGAAGATATTGATTTTAATTTTAACGATCAAGAACAAGGTCTTAATATAGGCTTTTTAACTGATAGAAGTTGGCTGCCTATAAAAATAAATAATAAAAAAATAATTTTTGCTTCAAGAAATCCTCTTGATTATGAAATCAATCAATACTTGGGTAATGTAAATATTCCATGGGAAGTTTTTATTGTTACAGAATCTCAATTTAGAGAGCTTGAAGGAGAATTTTCTCTAACAAGGAGTTCAAAAAATGTTGATAAAATAGATATTTCTGACTTTCTTGATACTGAAATTGATAAATTAAAAGAGCTTGCTTCAGAGGCTCCCGTGGTTAATCTTGTAAATTCATTAATTGCAAGGTCAGTCAGTGCAGGAGCTTCAGACCTTCATTTTGAACCATATAAAAATATGACAAGAGTTCGTTTTAGAATAGACGGAATACTTCATGATATTGATTTTCTTCCAATGCATATGCACCTTCCGATATCATCCAGAATAAAAATACTTTCAGGTATGGATATAGCTGAACGAAGAAGACCCCAAGACGGACAAATATCCATGAAAGTAGCGTCCAAAGATATAGATATAAGAGTATCGACCCTTCCACTTTCAAAAGGAGAAAGCCTTGTTTTAAGATTCCTGCTTAAGGAATCAGTTGGCTATGAGCTTGATTCTCTTGGTCTTGAAGATGATTTAATTAGCAAACTACATGAGGATATTTTAAAAACAGCGGGAGTAATTCTTCTTACAGGACCTACTGGCAGCGGAAAAACAACTTCTCTTTATTCTTGTTTAAATAAAATAAATAGTGAAGACAAAAAAATAATAACCATTGAAGATCCTGTTGAATATCAACTTGACGGCATAAATCAAATACAAGTTCATCCTGAAATCGGTTACGATTTTCTTTCAGCTTTGCGAAGTATATTAAGACAAGACC
This is a stretch of genomic DNA from Desulfobacterales bacterium. It encodes these proteins:
- a CDS encoding 50S ribosomal protein L11 methyltransferase, which produces MESYIEIEKYILDAIDKEIFRITSNDMEKQASSFLGVDRKQVKLCIKKLIEKEEVVFNFEHGHTFLERSFNKPVQLSNYVVIKPSNISYQKKNKEIVVNIEKGISFGDGRHPSTRLAIKGIEYCLVDLGMLKDKNDTSVLDIGTGSGILAIVSLLFGIKKAYGLDIDLNAIQEAKLNASNNCLYDDRIQISNVLLESLNLRFDLILANLRYPTLYKIADKINSICLEEGFVVLSGIRDDEANIIKDIYSRSFSIIWSEGEKGWESIVFRKVKNQE
- a CDS encoding class I SAM-dependent methyltransferase, with the protein product MNLKKVILKPGREKSALRQHPWIFSGAIKKAEEKITKGEIVTVVTSDGKEIAKGSYSPESQIRIRIWTFDTSIEISKNFLKKRIIDAINFRKLLFQYKNVSAYRIINSESDLIPGLIVDKYEDFLVCQFLSAGVELFKSDIIQILSEIMPVSGIYERSDSEVRLKEGLKQTKGVLYGKEPPDIIQINENGLKFFVDIKDGHKTGFYLDQRDNRNYSSQFAKNSEVLNCFSYTGGFSIYALNNGAKKVVNIDTSNKALEIGLKNAEANKISLDCIENISGDVFHTLRKFRDSGRKFDLIILDPPKFADSAKNLQKAIKGYKDINWLAFKILKSYGTLMTFSCSGIVSPELFQSIIANSSLDANRNSVIIRHLFQASDHIVNLNFPEGAYLKGIIVKTLH
- a CDS encoding VWA domain-containing protein, which produces MKRNLFLLISIIFFLSCGQKSRFETASSPPLSVTTPIQEYKAKEQARYAMPQTQVMDDIRIANEPTNTEKYAHIETNPVKRVVEHPVSTFSIDVDTGSYSNVRRMLNSGQLPVKDAVRVEELINYFSYDYPLPTNIEEPFKVTTQIGPTPWNKNTHILQIGIKGYNVSKDKLPPSNLVFLLDVSGSMDSPDKLGLLKASLKLLTNQLSEKDRVSIVVYAGASGLILEPTSGDQKGKIISSLNKLSAGGSTNGGEGIQLAYAMAEQAYIKDGINRVLLATDGDFNVGVVNFEALKNLIEEKRKTGITLTTLGFGTGNYNDQLMEQLADAGNGNYSYIDTLNEAQKVLVDEVSSTLMTIAKDVKIQIEFNPAIVSEYRLIGYENRILKREDFNNDKVDAGDIGAGHTVTALYEIALKGRGGEKLESLRYGNDSEDRKATSSEEKVNELAFIRLRFKPPQGDTSKLIEWPIKTDEIISDIEKIDDDFRFSAAVSAFGQMLRGGQYTGSFSYNDLLNLARNSRGKDEFGYRGEFIKLINLAKSLSNAD
- a CDS encoding AAA family ATPase, with translation MEKKNQIITIVGPKGGVGKTTISANLSIALSKLGKTVIAVDLDLGASNLHTLFGLKTSKFTLDDFILGKIKSLSDIIENSNIKGLGIICGGDVPGIANLHYNRKVKLMQHLSKLEYDFVLLDLSAGVSFNVVDFMIIASEGILITTPEVPSLLNAYSFIKTFIFRRLGIYFTKSKQDKILELLEMAKDFTSNPHLNTMNGILEQVKVINPDSVNAINRILAAFKPIIVINRVRSDDDLKVGEVLKNLMNQYLNIKTSVILSVHEDNSVSLAIAKLKPVILEYPLSIFSKDINKIALNLSLLEPI
- the prfH gene encoding peptide chain release factor H, giving the protein MISWIQITSGRGPEECCWVVSKLSECIIKEAEDLNITTRILETISGDKPKTFKSILIALESENPSSFMGQFEGTVQWIGKSMFRTHHKRKNWFVGVNAFFPPELQQRSDDEFRIEIMKSSGPGGQHVNKTESAVRITHIPTGLSATAQEERSQSMNKKLALSRLHGLLKQKDNEEIKKAQNDRWDKHNNLERGNPVRVYEGENFRLKKISKPT
- a CDS encoding RNA ligase RtcB family protein; translated protein: MDNKPNIKLIFSENTWIEGEAIRQLQKTSELEGIQYSVGLPDLHPGRGNPVGAAFISKGIIYPYIVGNDVGCGVALFSTEIKTNKIKKDKWLKKLKNFEEPYDGDLEFWRTEFGLNPSSFDISLGTIGGGNHFAELQTIEKIMDQKSFDDLKLDKNYVMLLIHSGSRSIGEALLRRHTEKYGAKGLLDDSEDAIKYLETHEHALKWAKCNRALISYRFASELGSESNLIIDVCHNSITKTSDDGNNLLWLHRKGAAASDSGYVVIPGSRGTLSYLVKAKGDQKANAWSLPHGAGRKWNRGSCKERLSDRFNAKSLIQTEIGSYVICEDKDLLYEEAPYAYKNIDSVIGELLKADLIEVIATLKPVITYKVRKS
- the tadA gene encoding Flp pilus assembly complex ATPase component TadA produces the protein MLLGEILIKKYDINPVDIDKGLQFQQNYGGLIGAILINMGVISEDTLVSALSEQLNLKTIKDYAKEDIDFNFNDQEQGLNIGFLTDRSWLPIKINNKKIIFASRNPLDYEINQYLGNVNIPWEVFIVTESQFRELEGEFSLTRSSKNVDKIDISDFLDTEIDKLKELASEAPVVNLVNSLIARSVSAGASDLHFEPYKNMTRVRFRIDGILHDIDFLPMHMHLPISSRIKILSGMDIAERRRPQDGQISMKVASKDIDIRVSTLPLSKGESLVLRFLLKESVGYELDSLGLEDDLISKLHEDILKTAGVILLTGPTGSGKTTSLYSCLNKINSEDKKIITIEDPVEYQLDGINQIQVHPEIGYDFLSALRSILRQDPDIIMIGEIRDGDTARVAMQSSLTGHLVFSTIHTNDAPTAYTRLIDLGVEEYLINSSLISVIGQRLVRKLCATCSQKAEKADEKIKAYSLDIIAKKNNIKDIQLMNAKGCNFCSQTGYKGRVGIMEYLRCTNQIKGMPKTSDFIIKAKEYMEQNSIRSLYEDGMLKVIKGVTSMEEVLRVCG